The genomic DNA AGAATGTTCTCGATAAAGTACGTCCCAAGGATAAGGCTCGTGTTAAACAGATGCTCCGGGAAGTGTTTGACGCTCCAGATTACCAGACCGCATGGGAGCGTCTTGGGAGCATGGTAGAGATGTTGAGAACTACATATCCCAACTTATCTGAGTTCTTAGAAGAGCAATGCGAGGATACACTCGCGTGTTTTAACTTTCCGGTAGAGCACAGACGGAGAGTACGGACAACAAACAGTCTTGAGAGGCTTAATCAGGAGATAAAACGACGAACGAGAGTTATCAGGATCTTCCCCAATGCCGAATCATGCCTGCGGTTGATATCTGCTTTATGTATTGAACAATCGGAAGAATGGCTGACGGGAAAAATCTATCTGGATATGAAATTACTTGAAAATGAGCCTGCCCGACATCGGTCAGGCGGGGAGGTTAAAGAGGAACAACCTGAGACGACTATGATGAAATTACAGAACTTTTAGGACTTGACCTATATTCCTTTAGGAATATCCTCATCACGTAGCTCTCCATCTACTACGTTGATCGAAGAGGTAGTGATGCTGAGTACCCCTCCCTCCGGCATAGACTCATAGGCGTTATTTATCAGATTCATTATTACGTTTGGTAAATGGGCGTTAGAGCCTTTAAATAGTAATGTACTTTTAGAAAGTTCGATTTCAGTTGATACTTCAGAATGAAGTCCTTTAGTTGCCTTGTATTCAGCTGAGGAGAGATAATCGTTTACAAGATCGTTCAAATCTAGTGTTTCCATATTATATTTACCGCGTCGCGCCAAAGCCAATAGATCTGATATTACATCAGCTGCTCGCTGAACTGAAGACGAGATAGTATCCAAATCCTTGTCTACGGATTTACCTTTTGCTAGATCCCTCCTTATCAGGTCAGGATAGACCATAATAGGACCTATAATGTTGTTCAAGTCATGCGCTACACCACCTGCCAATAAACCCAGGGATTCCATCCGTTCGGATTGTTTTAATTTCTCTTGGAGGATTAATTTTTCTCGTCTATCCTGCAATTGCTCAGTTACATCCTTTATAATTCCTTGTATAGCAGGTTTTCCACCAAACTCGATTGTGAACGTATTGGCTTCTAGATCAACAATCTTCCCTGTTTTGGTTATCGCCTTAAAAAAATAATTATCATCACTATTCTCACCCTTTTCTCTTGAATTAGATCGCTGCAATATAAATTCTTTACTTTCAGGAGCTACCAAATCCATAAAATTAAAACTATCTAATGAAACTTCTTCAAATTTATGGCCTAATATCTTCTCAAATGTCTCATTTGCAAACATAAACTTATTATCCTGGAGTATATAAATTCCTACATTCGAGTTCTCTACAAGATCACGGTATTTTTTCTCACTCTTTTCAAACTCATTCTTAGCCAGCTTTTGCTCGGTGATGTCCTCTTTTATCATTACATAGTTTATTATGCCATTATCAGCATCGAATATTGGGGATATTATTAACGATTCCCAAAACAACTCCCCATTCTTTTTTTTATTCTGGATTTCTCCATTCCATGTTTTGCCGGAGCTAATTCTTGCCCATATTGCTTCGCAAAAATCTTTAGTTTGATATTTGGAAATCAGCATATTCAGGTTTTGTCCCAAAGCTTCTTCTGATGTATAACCTGTAAGTTTTGTAAAAGGAGGATTTACATATTCAATTATATAATTTTTATCAGTAATTATGATAGTTACCGGGCTTTGCTCTACTGTTCGCGATAACTTAATTATATTTTTCTCTGCCATGGATCTTGACGCTTCAGCAGAAATTAATTTCTTAAACGCCGGACGAAAAACCATAATTTCATTTACTAATAGGAGTGAAAATAAAATTCCCATCATCAGTAATTCAATATTTTCCAATTTTGTTACTCGTGCAGTTGCTTCTGTTTCATATAGGAGTACAATATTGTCCATTCCCTGAAGAAATTTTGATTCCGCTTCAAATATATTATTAACATATTTCAGGATATTTGGATTGGTAAATGTTGAATCATCAGTTTTAGGAGATGTAGCATTAATGATAAGCTCAGATGCCTCTCGAATTATATCATATTGTGGATTAATAATTTCATATAGTTCAATTACTTTGGCACTATTTTCATGGCGAAGATCTCTATCCTTAAGCGCTCCCAATAACATCATATGTGATTCCTGCCATAATGCTACTGCGTTACTCAATTCCATTATGCCTTCATAAAACTTATTTGGAGAATCCGCATGACTTACAAGATATGCGGACTTTGCTATTTTCTGAGAAAGCATCCTCTGCCGACCGGCAATATTTATAACTTCCATATCGATTGAATGCTCTCGAAGAAGATAATGTGACCAGTATTGCCCCGAAGGGATTATCACTGCTATCAGTACAAGAGTAATTAAATAGCGCTTTTTGAGCGCTATTATGTATGACTTAATTGATTTAGTGTTCAAGCTGGTCCCACCGACATTTTTATTTAAAATGATTATTCTGTTTAAAACTATTTTCACTATAAGGTCATTCGAATATATCCTTATTTTAGTTATTCGATATAATTTCATCCTCCTCACCGGGCGATTTATATCTTCGTGTTAATTTGATCATATTATCAGTTGCACTTTTAAGTATGTTTATGGCTTTAGTGAGCTTTATACTTTACTTTTTCGGGTAATCGGATAGTGGAAACATTTTTTCATCTGTGCTGTCAGGTAATACTTTCTCGTTATTTATTTTCTCGTTCGTATGAAACAATAACCTCGACAAATTCGATTTTGTCTCTTTTACAGTTATTATAATACTGCGTAAATCTTTTCTAACTTTAGAAAATAGATTCTCATCTGATTTTGTAGAAATTATGCTCTCCCCATCTAAATTTTTCTTAAGACCGTTTAACAAGTACTTTATATTTGATGCTGATTTTTTGTTCTCTTCAAGCAGTAACTGTGCCATATCATTTATTTCTTTAATTTTAGTGCCCATAAATTCTGTTCCCTCATTTATATGTGAATATTTGGTCTAGTCAGATTGAAGATCACCGAGTGTACCTATCTCGGTTGCAGATAATATTTTATCTATGTCAAGTAGCATTAAAAGTCTGTCATCGAGTTTTCCTACACCTTGAATGTATTCGGCGTGTTGACCCTTTACTATTGGCGGAGGTGGTTCAACGGTATCCGATTTTATTCGAATAACCTCTGACACGGCATCAACTACAAAACCGAGTGTGCTTTCCCCTACTTCAGCGACTATGATCCTTGTGTGTCTGTCAGGATCCTTCTTGGAAAGACCAAAACGCTTCCTGAGATCGATCACCGGAATAATCTCCCCTCTTAAGTTTATAACTCCTTCCACAAAATCGGGAGATTGAGGCACTTTCGTAATATCTATCATTCGGTTTATCTCTTGAACTTTCAGTATATCTACACCGAATTCCTCATCTCCAAGATTAAATCCGACTAATTGTAATAATTCATCTACACTCTCTGTTGAATCGCCTGACGCTACTTCCTCTGGTGTCAAATTTCCATCACGAGCTAGTTGGGATGTTTCATTCATGATTTCTTACTCCTAATTTATATTGATAAATCCGTCTTGCCCGCAGCCTGTTTTGGAATACCCCCACAATTTAACTACGGGCAATTCAGATTTTTATAGCGCATCTTATACAGTATCAACGTTTTCCTTGAGTTTAAACTTATTTACAAGTTATTAAGTGCTTTCGGCTGATTCGTTGTCTGTAGTATGTTGTGTCATGATTTGTCTACCTCGGTTCCTTTCAACTTGAACTGACCAACCAATCCCAGCAGTGACTCCGTCTGTCGATTAAGCTGCTCAGATGCCGCTGCCATCTGTTCTGAACCCTTTGCGCTTTCTTTGGACACGGTAGCAATACTGGTCACATTACCCGATATCTGTTCCACGGCGGCAGACTGTTCATCCGATGCAGTAGCTATCTGCTCAACCATTGTCTGTACCTCTAAGGCTACGCTCACAATCCGACTCAACGAATCACCTGCTTGCACCGCTAGCTCGCTTCCCGTTTCAACCTGCTTCGTCCCTTCTGCCATTGCAGCGACTGCGCTGCCGGTATCATCCTGGATATTCTTTATCATTGAAGCTATCTCTGCGGTGGCTTTTGTCGTACGTTCAGCCAGTTTCCTCACTTCGTCTGCCACAACGGCAAATCCGCGACCTTGTTCTCCTGCTCTTGCAGCTTCGATAGCGGCGTTCAGAGCTAATAGGTTCGTCTGGTCAGCTATATCGTCAATAACCTCGATTATCTCTCCTATCTCATCTGACCGCTTGCCCAATTCACCAATTGTTTCCGAAGAATGTTTGACGGTTTCAGCTATTGCCTGCATCCCTTCTAACGTCTGTCGAACTAAATTTCCACCTTCTTCAGCTGATGATGCCGCGTTCTTTGCCGATTCAGCAGCCGATGACGCGTTCTGAGAGGCTTCTACTATCGTTGCGCTCATCTGCTCTACAGAGGAGGATACTTCGCCTGCCTGCGATTCCTGCTCGGTAGCGCCTGCCGCTGCCTGTTCGGCTGCCGAAGCTATTTCTGTTGCCGCCGCTGCCACCTCATTAGTATTGTTCTTGACCTCGGAGATAACATCATGAAGCTTGTCAACAAATTTATTAAACCATTCGGCAAGCTCACCTATTTCATCTTTTGACGCTACGTCTACTCTCTTTGTAAGATCGCCCTCCCCCTCGGCGATATCTTTGATCATGTCAATTACCTTACGCAATGCTTTCGTTATACCCCGGGATATTACCACACCTATTATGGCTCCCGCAAATATACCCATGACCGTCACTAAAATAAGAGTAACGTTGGCAGTAGATTCCGCGTCATTGGCATTAGTCACTGCGGCGCCCATCTCTTCGGATGCTAATTCCTCTAACTCAGTCAATATAACGGCCATCTCATCGCCTGTGTCATCCAGTTCGGTCATGGCATCGTTTGATTTCGCCGTCAGCTCTACCATCCTTTTTTGCTCTTCAATCAGGTTATCAGCTGCTTCCTGAAAATCCGTATGATTGAGGTCAAGTTCCTTCACCGCAGCGCGAACATTTTCGTCCGTGGCAGCGTAAACAAGTCCCTCGTCGGTATCGGCGCCGTCTAATATCGCCACAACCCACTGATCGAAACTCTCGATAGTCTTTTTGTATTCACTTTCAATCTCTTCGATCTCCTCAAGGCTTGTCATTTGATTGATCTCCTCAAGCCTAATACGGCTTAAAGATAGCGATAGCGCCAGCTCCATCGCCATGTCCACAAGCGGTACGTCTTTTTCAAGTATCTCCCTTGCCTCGACACCGAGACCTTTTTTCTTGCTTTCTATCGATGCCTTTATTATGTTCTCAACGCCTTTGGCATCTGCAACCACCTCGTCGAAAAGAGCTTCCATCTGAAGCATTGATTCACGGGAATTCGCTTTCTGTTTAAGAAGTTCCACCCCGTACCCCATGAGCAGCTGGGCGGCGGGTTGAAATTTTTCATTATGAAATCTATCAGCCTCTTCCGCCAAACTTCTAAGCTCGTCATTATCAGTCGCAATGATTTTATTCCCATCGACCTCAGCGCCTTTGACTATGCCGTCCACAAATGCATCAAAATCGACCACCGTCCGGTTGTAAGTATCCACAAGACCCGCTAAAACGCTTTCGTCATTCGAGGCGATAGTTGAAGATGCCGCTTTATACTCCTCCATAGC from Candidatus Neomarinimicrobiota bacterium includes the following:
- a CDS encoding transposase; translation: NVLDKVRPKDKARVKQMLREVFDAPDYQTAWERLGSMVEMLRTTYPNLSEFLEEQCEDTLACFNFPVEHRRRVRTTNSLERLNQEIKRRTRVIRIFPNAESCLRLISALCIEQSEEWLTGKIYLDMKLLENEPARHRSGGEVKEEQPETTMMKLQNF
- a CDS encoding PAS domain S-box protein; translated protein: MNTKSIKSYIIALKKRYLITLVLIAVIIPSGQYWSHYLLREHSIDMEVINIAGRQRMLSQKIAKSAYLVSHADSPNKFYEGIMELSNAVALWQESHMMLLGALKDRDLRHENSAKVIELYEIINPQYDIIREASELIINATSPKTDDSTFTNPNILKYVNNIFEAESKFLQGMDNIVLLYETEATARVTKLENIELLMMGILFSLLLVNEIMVFRPAFKKLISAEASRSMAEKNIIKLSRTVEQSPVTIIITDKNYIIEYVNPPFTKLTGYTSEEALGQNLNMLISKYQTKDFCEAIWARISSGKTWNGEIQNKKKNGELFWESLIISPIFDADNGIINYVMIKEDITEQKLAKNEFEKSEKKYRDLVENSNVGIYILQDNKFMFANETFEKILGHKFEEVSLDSFNFMDLVAPESKEFILQRSNSREKGENSDDNYFFKAITKTGKIVDLEANTFTIEFGGKPAIQGIIKDVTEQLQDRREKLILQEKLKQSERMESLGLLAGGVAHDLNNIIGPIMVYPDLIRRDLAKGKSVDKDLDTISSSVQRAADVISDLLALARRGKYNMETLDLNDLVNDYLSSAEYKATKGLHSEVSTEIELSKSTLLFKGSNAHLPNVIMNLINNAYESMPEGGVLSITTSSINVVDGELRDEDIPKGI
- a CDS encoding purine-binding chemotaxis protein CheW — translated: MNETSQLARDGNLTPEEVASGDSTESVDELLQLVGFNLGDEEFGVDILKVQEINRMIDITKVPQSPDFVEGVINLRGEIIPVIDLRKRFGLSKKDPDRHTRIIVAEVGESTLGFVVDAVSEVIRIKSDTVEPPPPIVKGQHAEYIQGVGKLDDRLLMLLDIDKILSATEIGTLGDLQSD
- a CDS encoding HAMP domain-containing protein, translated to MRWTIGKKLITGFLAVSALVGVAGIFGIVSIGTMGESIYQITAEEVPLVEAANEMKLRLQIARTAMEEYKAASSTIASNDESVLAGLVDTYNRTVVDFDAFVDGIVKGAEVDGNKIIATDNDELRSLAEEADRFHNEKFQPAAQLLMGYGVELLKQKANSRESMLQMEALFDEVVADAKGVENIIKASIESKKKGLGVEAREILEKDVPLVDMAMELALSLSLSRIRLEEINQMTSLEEIEEIESEYKKTIESFDQWVVAILDGADTDEGLVYAATDENVRAAVKELDLNHTDFQEAADNLIEEQKRMVELTAKSNDAMTELDDTGDEMAVILTELEELASEEMGAAVTNANDAESTANVTLILVTVMGIFAGAIIGVVISRGITKALRKVIDMIKDIAEGEGDLTKRVDVASKDEIGELAEWFNKFVDKLHDVISEVKNNTNEVAAAATEIASAAEQAAAGATEQESQAGEVSSSVEQMSATIVEASQNASSAAESAKNAASSAEEGGNLVRQTLEGMQAIAETVKHSSETIGELGKRSDEIGEIIEVIDDIADQTNLLALNAAIEAARAGEQGRGFAVVADEVRKLAERTTKATAEIASMIKNIQDDTGSAVAAMAEGTKQVETGSELAVQAGDSLSRIVSVALEVQTMVEQIATASDEQSAAVEQISGNVTSIATVSKESAKGSEQMAAASEQLNRQTESLLGLVGQFKLKGTEVDKS